A part of Rhopalosiphum maidis isolate BTI-1 chromosome 3, ASM367621v3, whole genome shotgun sequence genomic DNA contains:
- the LOC113557612 gene encoding 40S ribosomal protein S3-like, translating into MPAKITCVTKRFVSDGILRAELNEFLTRELAEDGYSGVDVHAAPSRTEIIISATHVQNVLGDRGRRIRELTSLIQKRFDFKNKEVELFLEKVAQRGLCAVTQAELLRYKLIGGLTVRSACFSVLRFTMESGAKGCEVVVAGKIKGQRAKSVKFVDGLMIHSGDPCNDYVTVATKHVLLRQGVLGIKVKIMLPWDLSGKLGPKKPLPDNVTLKEPKEEILPIALTSDIKSKPEVAVPTVPVVPGTLVEMIV; encoded by the exons ATGCCAGCTAAAATAACTTGTGTTACAAAACGG tttgtgtcgGATGGTATATTACGTGCAGAACTCAACGAGTTCTTGACACGAGAACTTGCTGAAGATGGTTATTCTGGCGTTGATGTCCATGCTGCTCCATCACGtacagaaattattatttctgcaACACATGTCCAAAACGTATTGGGTGATAGGGGACGCCGTATTCGTGAACTTACATCTCTCATCCAAAAGCGTTTTGACTTCAAAAATAAGGAAGTTGAACTTTTTCTGGAGAAAGTAGCTCAACGTGGATTGTGTGCTGTTACCCAAGCAGAACTTTTACGTTACAAATTGATTGGGGGTCTAACTGTCAGGAGTGCATGCTTTAGTGTGTTGAGATTCACCATGGAAAGTGGAGCTAAAGGATGCGAAGTCGTAGTGGCTGGTAAAATAAAAGGTCAACGTGCCAAGTCGGTGAAATTCGTTGATGGACTTATGATTCACAGTGGTGACCCATGCAATGATTATGTCACTGTGGCTACTAAACACGTTTTGTTAAGACAAG GAGTTTTGGGTATCaaggtaaaaattatgttgCCATGGGACCTATCAGGTAAACTTGGCCCAAAGAAGCCTTTGCCAGATAATGTCACCCTGAAAGAACCCAAGGAAGAAATTCTACCCATAGCACTAACGAGTGATATTAAATCTAAACCTGAAGTAGCAGTACCTACTGTTCCAGTTGTACCTGGAACATTGGTTGAAatgattgtataa